CATTTGATACAGCCGAACAGGGAGCAGCCCGCTTTGCCGGAGAAGAAGAAGGGCATGTCTATACCCGCGTCAGCAATCCAACCGTACAAATTCTGGAGAAAAAACTGGCAGCACTGGAAAAGGCGGAAAAAGGGTTAGCTTTTGCTTCAGGAATGGCTGCGATATCTGCGGTATTAATTGCACTTACCAAAGCAAATGACCATATCATCTGTTCTTCCGGGCTATATGGATGTACTTACGGGCTGCTGTCGATGATGGATGAAAAATACAATATTCAAACAGACTACGTAGCAATGACCGATGCTAAAAGTATGGAGGATTATATCCGTCCGGAAACAAAAGTGATTTATATTGAAACACCGATTAATCCAACCATGGAAGTGATTGATTTGGAGCTGGTCATTCGCATTGCTGAAAAACATGACATTTTAGTGGTGGTGGATAATACATTTTCTACACCGTATTTACAACGTCCGCTGGAATTGGGAGCAGATGTCGTGGTGCATAGTGCCACCAAATATTTAAGCGGGCATGGCGACGTGATTGCAGGACTGGCAGCAGGGAAACAAGGATTAATAGACCAAATCGCTGCAACCACACAAAAGGATATTGGCGGGGTGCTTTCTCCATTTGATGCCTGGCTGGTGATTCGCGGTCTCAAGACATTACCGCTTCGAATGGATAGACATGCAGAAAATGCCTTACACATTGCAGAAAAATTAAAGCAGCATCCAAAGGTGAAACAGGTATTTTATCCTGGCGACCCGGAAAATAGCGGCTATGCCATTACGAAAAAACAAATGAAATCCGGCGGAGGTACACTTTCTTTTGAATTAGATGGTGGAAAAGCGGAAGTGCAGGCGTTTTTGAATCAACTGGAGTTAATAAAAATTGCTGTCAGTCTTGGTGATACCGAAACATTAATTCAGCATCCAGCTACGATGACACACGCTGTAATTCCTTATGAACAGCGTCAAAAAATGGGAGTTACAGATGCTTTAATACGGTTATCCGTCGGGATTGAGGGATGGCAGGATGTATGGGAAGATTTGGATCAGGCTTTAACGCATTGAAAATCATGTCGTTCTTTATCCCTGAGCGTCATAGGGAGTCCTTTTTTTGACAGAGTAAAATGTGATTCAGCGGGGCGATATCGTACCTTACGAAACAAAACTTTACTCGTCCCCGCTGAATGAAGTGCCGTTTTATGCTATGATAAGAGGGGACTTTCTTTTGTTGGAGAAGAAGTGATAGGAGCAGGATATATGGGATTATATTCAATAATTATCGGTCTAATGTTTGTTATAAATATTGCGCTGGCTATATCCATTATTTTTCTGGAGCGGAAGGATCCAACCTCTTCTTGGGCATGGGTAATGGTGTTATTATTTATCCCGATTATAGGGTTTATTCTGTATTTAGTTTTTGGACGTCCCATCAGCAATAGTCATATATTCAAGTGGGATCAGCGCAGCCGGATGGATGTAAAAAAAGCTGTACAAAAACAGATTCATGCCATCGAAAAAGACACATTTCAATTAAACCATGAGGATTTAAGAAAACATCTTGATTTGGTCTATTTACATCTTCGTAATGGGGAAGCTGTTTATACAGAAAATAATGGCGTGGATATTTACACAGATGGCCACGAAAAATTTGAAGCGCTTTTAGAAGATATAAACCGTGCTAAGCATCATATTCATGTGCAATATTATATTATGCGGAGTGACGGGCTGGGGACCAGGCTTGCGAATGCCTTGATTAAGAAGGCAAAAGAGGGTGTATGTGTAAGGCTCTTATATGATGATATGGGGTCCAGATCATTGAAAAGAAGCTACATAAAAAAACTGAGGGAAGCTGGCGTTCTCGTTGAAGCATTTTTCCCGTCCAGATTTATTATTAATTTTAAAATCAACTACCGGAACCATCGGAAATTAACGATTATTGATGGGGAAATCGGTTATATTGGCGGTTTTAATGTCGGGGATGAATATTTAGGGTTGAAAAGAAAAATGGGATATTGGCGTGACACCCATCTGCGGCTAAAAGGGGATGCCGTGCAAAGTATGCAGACACGCTTTGTATTGGATTGGAATCAGGCATCCAAGCACAAGATTTCTTATGAGGAAGAACATTTCCAGACGGTTTCCGGAGGGAAAATCGGTATGCAGATTGTCTCCAGCGGTCCAGATTCAGAATATGAACAAATCAAAAATGGGTATATGAAGATGATCATGGAAGCGGAAGAGTATATCTATATTCAGACCCCCTATTTTATACCCGATGAAAGCTTACGTGATGCTATTCGTATTGCCGTATTATCCGGTGTGGATGTGAAAATTATGATCCCTAATAAACCGGATCATCCATTTGTCTATTGGGCAACGATGTATTATTGCGGTGATTTATTGAACGCTGGTGCAGACATTTTTATATATCAGAAGGGATTCTTACATGCAAAAACGATTATCGTGGATGGGAATATAGCCACTGTCGGTACGGCAAACATTGATGTAAGGAGTTTCCGCCTTAATTTTGAGGTGAATGCATTTTTATACGATATTAATGTTGTGGAGCGATTAATGAAAGAGTTTGACAACGATTTGGCACATTCCACACAAATGACGAAAAAACTATATGAAAAACGTTCCATCGGTATTCGTTTTAAGGAGTCGGTCTCCCGTTTAATTGCCCCCGTATTATAGGATGAAACTTTATACAACGGGAGGTTTACAGGTGGTTCTTCATAATGAAACGAACTGGGTAAGTGTCCTGAAATAAGCAAAAAGGACGCCGAACCTTCATAAAACAGTAAAGCAGGAGGAAAAAGAGATGAATGCAAAACCATGTTCCGCATCAGTAGCATTAAAAACAACACATGTACTTCCGCCGGATACGAATCAATACGGGACTTTATTTGGCGGGAAATTAATGGCGCATCTTGATGATATTGGCGCTATTGCAGCAGTTAAACATGCAAATAACCCGGTCGTTACAGCATCTACGGATTCTGTCGATTTTTTAGCTCCCGTAAAAGGGGGGCACTATATTTCCATTGAAGCCTTTGTGACCTGGACGCATCATACGTCTATGGAAGTATTTATCCGGGCGATTACAGAAGATATCCGGTCCGGGGAGCGGACAGCTTGCACAACGGCATTTATGACGTTTGTTGCCATTGATGAAAATGGGAAACCAATGGAAGTACCGCCAGTTTATCCGGAAACAGATGATGAAAAAATGCTTCATGAAAGTGCACCGCTTCGTGCCAGCCGCCGTGCAGATCGTAAAAAACAATCCAAACAGCTTGCAGAATCATTTGGCACGGTTTATCGGACAGAAAAATAAAATAACCTATATGAAAAACCGGGTACCATCTATTTTTTGATGGTACCCGGTTTTTTACGTTACGCTTCTTCCCGATAAGAATACCAGTCAGCTATCACATAACTATCTGCTGTACGCAGCTCCTTAATAACAAAATGGCGTCCGGCTCCTTTATTTAAAATAGCCATATCTAACGTAGCAAGGGACTGTTTGCGGTGAAGGATATGCTGTTTCCGCTGCAAAGCCTGAACTCTGCGATGCTGGATGATAGCAGTATCCTTGCTGAAAAACCGCCCCTGAATCGTTATCTGCTGTTTATCCATCGCATAACCGGCTGATTTAAATGCTGCCAGTCCCATTAATCCGGCAGCCAGCATAATCAGAGCAGGTATCCAGGTGTAAGTGGAAAAGAAAATCCCAACAATAATAACCGCCAGCAATGGGACATTCATAGAACGCCATAAATAATATGGCAATGCTTTTTGGGGAGGGTGAATCAGATTTTCCGTATAGAATGTATACTCCGGCAGAAATTCATCCAGAAAAGCTGCAAATGCTTTTTTACGCAGCAGCGGAAAAATAATTGTATTGACCTCCTGGCTATTATCCGTGGTTGCACTGGCGATCTCCACATAAGGCCGTGCAAATCCCAATAATTGATGAATGGGTGTTTCTTTTATTCCAACAGCCTGGATACGTTTCAAAGGAATCGTCGTTTGTTTTTTCTCCAATAAACCTCTTGTAATAAACAATTCTTTTTCATAACGTGTAATGGTGAATTTCCAATCTTTTACTACCGTATAAAGAATACTTAAAAACCATAAAAATAAGACAACAAGAATCGCAAAAATAATAATCATTTGCAAGCCAAGTGACAGAGCAAGGCGCACTGTTTCATCATAAAATTGATCCGGAATCAAGGCTTCCACCTGAGAGAAGGCGGCGAAGAAAATCCCGATTAAAATTCCGAAACTTGCTGAAGTGGAACCAGTAATAAACAGCGCTTGAAGAGTGATAGTTCGCTTCGGCAGACTGGATTCATCCGGTTCATTTTCAACTTCTTCTGACACTCCCGGAGATCCTGTTTCGGAGGCATCCTTATTGTATTTTAATGCATCATGAAGCATACGCCCGTCTTCCATCTTAACAGCAGATAAAGCAGCATCCGTCGAAGGATCATTACCTGCTGTTTCAATCGCTACTTTTGTTAAACCGAAGATGCGGTGAATCACATTTTGTGATAAATCGATAGACTGAATACGATGCTTGGATATTGTGCGATTTTTACGGACAATAATGCCCCGGTTAATCCGTATCTGGTCTTCTTCTAATTGATAAGTGAAACGGAACCATGATAAAACACTGGATAAAATAATCAAAGCAATGATAATGGCGATACCAATCACCAGGTAAAAAGAAGCCCCATTACTGATGACCACAATAGCAATTGGCAAAAGACCTAAAATCGATTGTTTCAAGGACTGGAGAATATCAAACAGGATGGCAGCAGGATGCAGTCGCTTTGGATTAGACATCATCTTGTTCCACCCTCGCTAATTCGGAAATTTGGTCGCGCAGATTAGAAGCTTCCTCTTCAGATAATGCAGGTATCTGATGGGTCGTTGCTGCCGTTGATATTTCCAGAGTTGCCAGCTTATACTTTTTTAAAATAGGGCCTTGTTGCGTATCAACATGCTGGACACGAATCATTGGTACAATCGTCCGTGTCACAATAAGTATCCCATGTTGTATGTAAATTTCCTGGTCATAAACCTGATAACGCCATCTGCGCCATCTTAATTTCGGAATAATAAATGCTGTCACAGTCCATTCTATTATTGCAAGAGCAGCCAGGATGAATACAATCCAAATAGGCAGAAAATCGAACATCATATAGACAACAATTGCTGCAACCGTGATGAGTAAAGAGATAAGTGCATAGAGATGTGCTGTGAGCTGCCATGCCTTGATAGCATCGGTGGCAATTTTCACATTAGGCTGTTCCCGCATAGGTTTCCGCTCCTTGTTTTTAAGATAATTTTATCATACTACACATCAGGGGAGTTAAGAAAAGATTTAAGAAAAACTTCATAAATCCAAATGTATTTATGAATCAGTGTGAAAGAGGGAAGGCCAATTCATCATACATTTGGATTATTTACAATGGAACGGAAAGGAATGAAAAGCCGAGTTACTCTACTTCTTTATTTGCTAGGTCTTCTGCTGTAATATATTCTTCCGCCCAACGCTGAATATCTGTAATAACAGGCTCTAGTGCTTCGCCTTTTTGGGATAACGTATATTCGATACGGACCGGGAATTCCGAATAGATATTCCGTTTTACAATTCCTTCCTTTTCCAGCAATTTTAAACGATCCGAAAGTAAGCGGCCGCTGATTGGAAGATCAGCTTCCATTTCTGAGAAACGTTTCGCTCCCTTTAATAATTCAAATAAAATGAGCCCGACCCAGCGTGTACTTAATAAGACCATTGCTTTTTCAAAACGAGGACATAACTGATTCATTGTTCCACCTCCCCATAGAATCGTCTTGTATCTAAACATGCATTGGTTACGAAAAGTAATTTAATTATAGGGTATCATAAATAGGGAAGACAGTAAATGAAAGCCGAAATGTTGGGGACTTTCGAGAATATTTTTGGAAATATTTACAGCAGTATGAAATAATAAAAAGGTAAGAGAATATAAAACATTATTCCGTGAACGTTTTCACGAAGTGTTCTCTGATATAAAAGAGAACATCAATTTACAGATATGGAGGGTATTTGGATGGTTTCAAAACAGGTACAAGAAAAGTACGCCGAACTAACATTGAAAAAAGGAGTTAATTTACAAAAAGGGCAGGCAGTGATGATGAATGCACCGATTGAAGGAGCAGAATTTACGCGGATTGTAGCTCGTAAAGCATATGAAATGGGTGCGAAAGATGTCCATATTAACTGGGTGGACGATGAATTGAACCTGCTAAAA
The nucleotide sequence above comes from Oceanobacillus timonensis. Encoded proteins:
- the megL gene encoding methionine gamma-lyase gives rise to the protein MGKKFKHMETAMIHEGYDSKELLGSLTPPLFQTSTFTFDTAEQGAARFAGEEEGHVYTRVSNPTVQILEKKLAALEKAEKGLAFASGMAAISAVLIALTKANDHIICSSGLYGCTYGLLSMMDEKYNIQTDYVAMTDAKSMEDYIRPETKVIYIETPINPTMEVIDLELVIRIAEKHDILVVVDNTFSTPYLQRPLELGADVVVHSATKYLSGHGDVIAGLAAGKQGLIDQIAATTQKDIGGVLSPFDAWLVIRGLKTLPLRMDRHAENALHIAEKLKQHPKVKQVFYPGDPENSGYAITKKQMKSGGGTLSFELDGGKAEVQAFLNQLELIKIAVSLGDTETLIQHPATMTHAVIPYEQRQKMGVTDALIRLSVGIEGWQDVWEDLDQALTH
- a CDS encoding PH domain-containing protein, yielding MSNPKRLHPAAILFDILQSLKQSILGLLPIAIVVISNGASFYLVIGIAIIIALIILSSVLSWFRFTYQLEEDQIRINRGIIVRKNRTISKHRIQSIDLSQNVIHRIFGLTKVAIETAGNDPSTDAALSAVKMEDGRMLHDALKYNKDASETGSPGVSEEVENEPDESSLPKRTITLQALFITGSTSASFGILIGIFFAAFSQVEALIPDQFYDETVRLALSLGLQMIIIFAILVVLFLWFLSILYTVVKDWKFTITRYEKELFITRGLLEKKQTTIPLKRIQAVGIKETPIHQLLGFARPYVEIASATTDNSQEVNTIIFPLLRKKAFAAFLDEFLPEYTFYTENLIHPPQKALPYYLWRSMNVPLLAVIIVGIFFSTYTWIPALIMLAAGLMGLAAFKSAGYAMDKQQITIQGRFFSKDTAIIQHRRVQALQRKQHILHRKQSLATLDMAILNKGAGRHFVIKELRTADSYVIADWYSYREEA
- a CDS encoding PH domain-containing protein; its protein translation is MREQPNVKIATDAIKAWQLTAHLYALISLLITVAAIVVYMMFDFLPIWIVFILAALAIIEWTVTAFIIPKLRWRRWRYQVYDQEIYIQHGILIVTRTIVPMIRVQHVDTQQGPILKKYKLATLEISTAATTHQIPALSEEEASNLRDQISELARVEQDDV
- a CDS encoding acyl-CoA thioesterase yields the protein MNAKPCSASVALKTTHVLPPDTNQYGTLFGGKLMAHLDDIGAIAAVKHANNPVVTASTDSVDFLAPVKGGHYISIEAFVTWTHHTSMEVFIRAITEDIRSGERTACTTAFMTFVAIDENGKPMEVPPVYPETDDEKMLHESAPLRASRRADRKKQSKQLAESFGTVYRTEK
- the cls gene encoding cardiolipin synthase, with product MGLYSIIIGLMFVINIALAISIIFLERKDPTSSWAWVMVLLFIPIIGFILYLVFGRPISNSHIFKWDQRSRMDVKKAVQKQIHAIEKDTFQLNHEDLRKHLDLVYLHLRNGEAVYTENNGVDIYTDGHEKFEALLEDINRAKHHIHVQYYIMRSDGLGTRLANALIKKAKEGVCVRLLYDDMGSRSLKRSYIKKLREAGVLVEAFFPSRFIINFKINYRNHRKLTIIDGEIGYIGGFNVGDEYLGLKRKMGYWRDTHLRLKGDAVQSMQTRFVLDWNQASKHKISYEEEHFQTVSGGKIGMQIVSSGPDSEYEQIKNGYMKMIMEAEEYIYIQTPYFIPDESLRDAIRIAVLSGVDVKIMIPNKPDHPFVYWATMYYCGDLLNAGADIFIYQKGFLHAKTIIVDGNIATVGTANIDVRSFRLNFEVNAFLYDINVVERLMKEFDNDLAHSTQMTKKLYEKRSIGIRFKESVSRLIAPVL
- a CDS encoding winged helix-turn-helix transcriptional regulator → MNQLCPRFEKAMVLLSTRWVGLILFELLKGAKRFSEMEADLPISGRLLSDRLKLLEKEGIVKRNIYSEFPVRIEYTLSQKGEALEPVITDIQRWAEEYITAEDLANKEVE